The following coding sequences lie in one Hippoglossus hippoglossus isolate fHipHip1 chromosome 14, fHipHip1.pri, whole genome shotgun sequence genomic window:
- the c14h11orf54 gene encoding ester hydrolase C11orf54 homolog isoform X2, whose protein sequence is MNSISKELELPGAFILGAAAVPSRIVGMNAELVPAVLTEAEGRPAVNSSYYSSINPADGQCLQEKYSDKFSDCNFGLLGNLYACEGQPGKVIEVRAKKRTGGHSLVTALRNTLEGHYPDKSLALGGTFIIQKGKAKIHIMPREFSVCPLNTNDEVNNWLKHFEVSAPLICQSVLVSRDPGLDLRVEHTHCFSPHGEGGHYYIDTTPDSVEYLGYFMPAEFVYRIDRPTETHEVGRD, encoded by the exons ATGAACAGTATATCTAAAGAGCTGGAGCTGCCGGGAGCGTTCATCCTCGGTGCAGCAGCGGTTCCCTCCAGGATTGTTGGAATGAACGCAGAG CTGGTGCCTGCGGTTCTCACAGAAGCGGAGGGGAGGCCAGCAGTAAACAGCAGTTACTACTCCTCCATCAACCCCGCTGACGGCCAGTGTCTGCAGGAAAAATACAGTGACAAATTCTCCGACTGCAACTTTGGACTGCTGGGTAATCTCTACGCATGTGAGGGGCAGCCTGGAAAG GTCATAGAGGTGCGGGCGAAGAAGAGAACAGGAGGCCACAGTCTCGTGACAGCCTTGAGGAACACTCTTGAAGGACACTACCCTGATAAAAGCCTGGCGCTCGGAGGCACCTTCATCATCCAGAAAGGGAAAGCGAAAATCCACATCATG CCGAGAGAGTTCTCAGTCTGCCCCCTCAACACCAACGACGAGGTCAACAACTGGCTCAAGCACTTTGAGGTCAGCGCTCCGCTTATCTGCCAGTCGGTGCTCGTTTCCAGGGATCCT GGTCTTGACCTGCGAGTGGAGCACACCCACTGCTTCAGCCCTCATGGAGAAGGTGGCCACTACTACATCGACACCACACCCGACAGTGTGGAGTACTTGGGCTACTTTATGCCTGCGGAGTTCGTCTACCGCATCGACAGACCCACAGAGACCCACGAAGTTGGACGAGACTGA
- the c14h11orf54 gene encoding ester hydrolase C11orf54 homolog isoform X1, translating to MAEISRTERVQLHAPHLEELRGVLQAGLEENFAEVQVSVVECPDLTKEPFHFPVKGLCGSPRITDVGGVPYLVPLVQKHKEYNMNSISKELELPGAFILGAAAVPSRIVGMNAELVPAVLTEAEGRPAVNSSYYSSINPADGQCLQEKYSDKFSDCNFGLLGNLYACEGQPGKVIEVRAKKRTGGHSLVTALRNTLEGHYPDKSLALGGTFIIQKGKAKIHIMPREFSVCPLNTNDEVNNWLKHFEVSAPLICQSVLVSRDPGLDLRVEHTHCFSPHGEGGHYYIDTTPDSVEYLGYFMPAEFVYRIDRPTETHEVGRD from the exons ATGGCAGAAATCAGCAGAACTGAGAGGGTCCAGCTGCACGCTCCACATCTGGAGGAGCTGCGTGGTG TACTGCAGGCAGGACTGGAGGAGAACTTTGCAGAAGTGCAGGTGAGTGTTGTGGAGTGTCCAGATCTCACCAAAGAGCCATTCCACTTCCCTGTCAAAG GCCTGTGCGGAAGTCCTCGAATCACTGATGTGGGCGGTGTGCCATACCTGGTTCCCTTGGTTCAGAAGCACAAG GAATACAACATGAACAGTATATCTAAAGAGCTGGAGCTGCCGGGAGCGTTCATCCTCGGTGCAGCAGCGGTTCCCTCCAGGATTGTTGGAATGAACGCAGAG CTGGTGCCTGCGGTTCTCACAGAAGCGGAGGGGAGGCCAGCAGTAAACAGCAGTTACTACTCCTCCATCAACCCCGCTGACGGCCAGTGTCTGCAGGAAAAATACAGTGACAAATTCTCCGACTGCAACTTTGGACTGCTGGGTAATCTCTACGCATGTGAGGGGCAGCCTGGAAAG GTCATAGAGGTGCGGGCGAAGAAGAGAACAGGAGGCCACAGTCTCGTGACAGCCTTGAGGAACACTCTTGAAGGACACTACCCTGATAAAAGCCTGGCGCTCGGAGGCACCTTCATCATCCAGAAAGGGAAAGCGAAAATCCACATCATG CCGAGAGAGTTCTCAGTCTGCCCCCTCAACACCAACGACGAGGTCAACAACTGGCTCAAGCACTTTGAGGTCAGCGCTCCGCTTATCTGCCAGTCGGTGCTCGTTTCCAGGGATCCT GGTCTTGACCTGCGAGTGGAGCACACCCACTGCTTCAGCCCTCATGGAGAAGGTGGCCACTACTACATCGACACCACACCCGACAGTGTGGAGTACTTGGGCTACTTTATGCCTGCGGAGTTCGTCTACCGCATCGACAGACCCACAGAGACCCACGAAGTTGGACGAGACTGA
- the pho gene encoding phoenix, which yields MKRVRKILEFTQSAGFVEAPSPESCHLALETSPPDYVKEISRYLAGQNTQVSNDPAEEESDSGDSLFITQKPAPEAERSRRRKRSNSLRSQPASIRQLEEEDSSSSSSSEGESKTGKGKSGTRRKRVTLPQYSFPFLSEKRPSSALLSARHNTALHYHAMGGFFKCVKELQQGRHGGDDLPSSLPTVDVEGGSISPLSEDEEEGSESMDIKVVERKRFVFVPSKTKHSQPQKTPETRGSNVNHHERNASKGQEASQGRQKTMQHQIPAKALISMSTGLLSNTEDSDGEVPSQSILAHSETPTRKRYLTTGNQKYIQGKESEKELCDDSDATYCDTLELQGSPRLQDTVKDREASLNVTEPPADVFIADDLSQMEQAENQPESKSLPQSLPEAVSGTDNESVCNETWVKKKGKGDDERRGQSQEDPGGLHAARSVEVEAGETPSPTEDNRAEPPATQTCDELENLSHDDVIARQEERHIPESQPSLTCNVVNGGEEKKKKRKKGKRGVDDDEQLKASVVSEPLKDDGEILTKKKKGKKEKIVNVEEHGEALNMTSDLPLRSGGQLEETGDCLENIESTQEKLEPILEKKRKKHEKKRPSADQEDTEVGAKDDANSSLSNDVTTETSTVKKKKIKEKKRESTSEGLDISCISEVDDANHSQKMKGGSDDRALESVMKKKKKRESTSEGVDVSCTFNQNEKVDDADHSHKTKEGSDDKDAEPLTKKKKKTKKRESTSEGVDVYCTPNKKEKVDDADPSQKTKEDSDDRDAESVTKKKKKKKSEILSRAVSEDAVAQSHDSVSVRKKKRTSSFLVADAEEKEAQTHEEQSSPCSNSAAAKKPGVSAGAPETESAETAGNVEESNNGARKKKKKRKVSEVEESVQKYREQDFEEPNETCESPLPDATETRVKRKKKSKRNESELVTAEERLESADDAGYSQTDEAVVLRKKKSKKCKSEPDHVIQESLTPATDSVVSGGAPVKTCSSVSLKKKGKQSAGKESCGHSAEETRDVSAKTRKETLNVPHNVSPSAQTPGVISEAVRVKKNKKSKRAKTKLYDPSEDLYTDQ from the exons ATGAAAAGAGTGCGTAAAATTCTGGAGTTCACTCAGTCAGCGGGTTTTGTAGAAGCTCCATCGCCGGAGTCATGCCACCTTGCACTGGAAACGTCCCCTCCAGACTATGTGAAGGAGATCTCGCGATATCTGGCGGGACAGAACACACAAGTATCTAATGACCCAGCTGAAGAAGAAAG TGATTCAGGAGACAGCCTGTTCATAACTCAGAAACCTGCGCCTGAGGCTGAGCggtcaagaagaagaaagcgGTCCAACAGCCTGAGGTCACAGCCAGCATCCATCAGACAGCTAGAGGAAGAAgactcctcatcatcatcctcctccgaAGGAGAGTCCAAAACTGGCAAAGGGAAGAGtgggacgaggaggaagagagtCACGCTGCCACAGTACAGTTTCCCTTTCCTCTCGGAGAAGAGGCCCAGCAGTGCTCTGTTATCTGCGCGGCACAACACAGCCCTTCAT tatCATGCGATGGGAGGCTTCTTTAAATGTGTCAAAGAACTGCAGCAGGGTCGTCATGGAGGAGATGATCTGCCCTCATCCTTACCGACAGTTGATGTGGAAGGGGGGAGCATATCCCCGCTGTCAGA AGACGAGGAAGAAGGGTCAGAGAGTATGGACATCAAAGTCGTG GAAAGGaaacgttttgtttttgtgccatCAAAAACAAAGCACTCACAACCTCAGAAAACTCCGGAGACGAGAGGCAGCAACGTGAATCATCATGAGAGGAACGCAAGTAAAGGTCAAGAAGCTTCACAAGGAAGACAAAAGACAATGCAACATCAAATACCGGCTAAAGCGTTGATATCAATGAGTACAGGGCTTTTGTCAAATACAGAGGACTCTGATGGTGAAGTTCCTTCTCAAAGCATTCTGGCCCATAGTGAAACGCCAACAAGAAAGAGATATCTAACCACAGGAAACCAGAAATATATTCAAGGGAAAGAAAGTGAGAAGGAGCTGTGTGATGATAGTGATGCTACATATTGTGATACACTTGAGCTACAGGGAAGTCCAAGACTCCAAGATACAGTTAAGGACAGAGAAGCATCACTAAATGTAACAGAGCCCCCAGCTGATGTTTTCATCGCAGATGATCTCTCCCAGATGGAACAGGCAGAGAACCAACCTGAAAGCAAGAGTCTTCCCCAAAGTCTCCCAGAAGCTGTAAGTGGCACTGATAATGAGAGTGTGTGCAATGAAACCTGGGtgaagaagaagggaaaagGAGATGATGAAAGAAGGGGACAGAGTCAGGAAGATCCAGGGGGTCTGCATGCTGCAAGATctgtggaggtggaggcaggaGAGACTCCCAGCCCTACGGAGGATAATCGAGCAGAGCCTCCGGCGACGCAGACCTGTGACGAGCTCGAGAACTTATCACATGATGATGTCATAgcgagacaggaggagagacacattC CGGAATCTCAGCCATCACTGACATGTAACGTGGTGAATGGTggcgaggagaagaagaagaaaaggaaaaaggggaaaagaggTGTTGACGATGATGAGCAGTTAAAGGCAAGCGTCGTTTCAGAGCCACTAAAGGATGATGGTGAGATactgacaaaaaagaaaaaagggaaaaaagaaaagattgtaAATGTGGAAGAACATGGAGAAGCGTTGAATATGACTTCAGATCTACCTCTGAGGTCAGGGGGGCAGTTAGAGGAAACAGGAGATTGTTTAGAAAATATAGAATCGACTCAGGAAAAATTAGAACCCattttggaaaagaaaagaaaaaagcatgaaaagaaaCGGCCGTCGGCTGATCAGGAGGACACAGAAGTCGGAGCCAAAGATGATGCAAATTCAAGCTTGTCTAATGATGTAACTACTGAAACGAGtacagtgaagaagaagaagataaaggagaagaagagggaaagcACCTCTGAAGGGTTAGATATTTCTTGCATTTCTGAGGTTGATGATGCAAATCATTCCCAGAAAATGAAGGGGGGCTCAGACGACAGAGCTCTTGAgtctgtgatgaagaaaaagaagaagagggaaagcACCTCTGAGGGTGTAGATGTTTCTTGCACTTTTaaccaaaatgaaaaagttGATGATGCAGATCATTCCCACAAAACAAAGGAAGGCTCTGATGACAAAGATGCTGAACCTTTgactaagaagaagaagaagacgaagaagaggGAAAGCACCTCAGAGGGTGTAGATGTTTATTGCACTcctaacaaaaaagaaaaggttgatGATGCAGATCCTTCCCAGAAAACAAAGGAAGACTCTGATGACAGAGATGCTGAATctgtgacaaagaaaaagaagaagaaaaagagtgaaATACTTAGCAGAGCTGTCTCAGAGGACGCTGTGGCACAAAGCCATGATTCGGTGTCTGTGCGGAAAAAGAAGAGGACCTCTTCCTTCCTCGTTGCTGatgcagaggaaaaagaggctCAGACGCACGAGGAACAAAGCTCGCCTTGTTCAAACTCTGCAGCCGCAAAAAAGCCTGGTGTCAGCGCTGGTGCTCCAGAGACTGAATCAGCAGAAACGGCTGGGAATGTGGAGGAATCGAATAATGGGgccaggaagaagaaaaagaagagaaaggtgTCCGAGGTGGAGGAGAGTGTGCAGAAATATCGTGAGCAGGATTTTGAAGAACCGAATGAAACGTGCGAGAGTCCTTTGCCTGATGCCACTGAGACGAgggtaaagagaaaaaagaaatcgaagagaaatgaaagtgaGCTGGTGACCGCCGAGGAAAGATTAGAAAGTGCGGACGATGCGGGGTATTCTCAAACTGATGAGGCTGTGGTtttaagaaagaagaaaagcaaaaagtGTAAATCTGAGCCGGACCATGTGATACAAGAGAGTCTGACACCTGCCACTGACAGTGTGGTATCAGGAGGAGCGCCAGTGAAAACCTGCAGTTCAGTTTCACTCAAGAAGAAGGGCAAACAGTCGGCCGGAAAGGAGAGTTGTGGTCACAGCGCTGAAGAGACTCGTGACGTTTCTGCCAAAACGAGGAAGGAAACGCTGAACGTGCCTCACAATGTCTCCCCGTCTGCACAGACTCCTGGAGTCATAAGTGAGGCTGTGAGAGtcaagaaaaataagaaaagcaaACGGGCAAAGACAAAACTTTATGATCCAAGTGAAGACTTATACACAGATCAGTAG